The DNA window CAACATCGAAGGCGATGGCGAGCGCCGCAAAACGGCCTTTGCCAACGCACTGGCCCACGCGCTGGGCTATCCTCATATTCTCTACCACGATTTTACCGACGCGCATCCGCCGCTGCCGGAGGTGATCCTACCGCCAAGCCGCGATGAGCTGGGCCGCGAGGAGCCGCCGATCGACCCGCTGGATCAGATCGTCAGCGAGGCCTGCGCCCAGAGCGAGGGCGAACCGACGGTGCTGATTCTCGACCAACTGCAGGCGGCCGATTTCCGCGAACATATCCGCATCCATCGTTTGGTCCGTAACGCCTCCTGGACCGTCCTCGATGGCCGCTATTTCGCGAATCCGCGCCATCTGCTGCTGTTCCTGATCTCGGAAGAACCGCTCTATCACGCGCTGCAGAAAGAGAGTTTCCGGGTCTGGATCGGCCGACTGTCGGAACGTCAGGCGAGTTATCGTCCGAGCGATTTCGGCCTCGACGAAGCTGGCCAGTCACTCTTCGACGCACTCGCGGAGCTGTTTCGGGCGCTCGATAGCGCGCCGACCCGCAGCGAATTCACGCATCTCCTGCACGATCTGCAACTCCATGCGCGCACGGTCGAGCATCTGCGGCTGAGTCTCTATGGCCGGATCGAGGGGGTCGACCGCCGAGCGCTCACGGCCCCGTCACTGGCCGAACACCTGGCCAGGGTCATCGCCGCGGCCCAGGTTTTTTCGACCCACAAAGCCCCGCGAGGGGCGGATGATTCCGAGGCGACACCATGAATCGAAAACAACGCATCGAAGAAAAACTCAAGGCTGCTCTGAGCCCCATCCTGCACCTGGATCTCGTCGACGAAAGCTACATGCATGCGGTCCCGGCGGGAGCGGAATCGCATTTCAAGGTGCTGGTGGTCAGCGAGACATTTGAAAACATCCCGGTGATCGAGCGCCATCGGCAACTGAATCAACTCCTTGCCGACGAGCTTCAAGGCGGACTGCATGCGCTCACGCTCCATACCTGGACGCCGGAGGAATGGTATGCGAAAGGTGGAGCCCCCGAATCGCCCCCCTGCATGGGGGGCTCGAAAGCGCGTTAGACGAGTTTCGGGAAATCGCCTTAACGGTCGAACCGCAGCCGTTCGTAGCAAGGCACTCGGCGGCCTGCCTGAAGCCGTTCGTGGCGAGGCGCCCACCCTTCCTGAAGCCGTTCGTGGTGAGGCACTCGAACCATGAACGGCTTCACGCGCCGAGGCCCGGATTTCCCGTCCGTCCCATTCGACTGGGCTCATGACAGGCTTCGAGTGCCTCAGGACGAACGGGAAATCCTCCGAGCGTTTGACCGCCAGGTTATCCAACCGCCAAAATTCCTGACGCCCCCCGCCTGAAGCCGTTTGTGGCGAAGCACTCGCCCTTTCCTGAAGCCGTTCGTGGTGAGGCACCCACCCTATCCTGAAGCCGTTCGTGGTGAGGCACTCGAACCACGAACGGCTTCACGCTCCGAGGCTGCGGATGTCCCATTTTCTCCATGCTTCAGTTCCCTTCGGCTTGGCTCA is part of the Thiocystis violascens DSM 198 genome and encodes:
- a CDS encoding BolA family protein, with the translated sequence MNRKQRIEEKLKAALSPILHLDLVDESYMHAVPAGAESHFKVLVVSETFENIPVIERHRQLNQLLADELQGGLHALTLHTWTPEEWYAKGGAPESPPCMGGSKAR